The following proteins are co-located in the Mesorhizobium australicum WSM2073 genome:
- a CDS encoding glutamine synthetase family protein, which produces MTSPSGSTPTEAQAFLDAHPEIEAFDIVLTDANGVGRGKIVRRHELKSIFEGGRHMPISILGLDITGEDVHETGLIWDSGDGDLRAWPIPGTLVPLYGTKPPRGQLLMAMYHLDGQPMSSDPRLALARQVGILAAKGLYPAGAFELEFFLLANERDADGKVQPARAVLDGRVSGKTEVYSVDHLHGMEPLFSDIYAAAKAQGIPAETVISEYAPGQYELTLNYRKDVMRAADDLVMLKRLVRAQARRHGVTACFMAKPIEKYAGSGMHFHVSLQDKGGRNVFAEAAGESWSLPLLRGLGGLIQTMAESMLVFAPHANSWRRFVSQSYAPVAPSWGVNNRSVALRVPAGDAKNRRIEHRPSGVDANPYLIAATVLAGIVKGLDEGLDPGPETTGNGYEAAVTRTTMPADWRAAIEAAKASSFLKGALGEDLHRTFVAIKQSEYLRVARTVSELDYHLYLHEV; this is translated from the coding sequence ATGACCTCACCTTCGGGCTCGACGCCCACCGAGGCGCAAGCCTTCCTCGACGCCCATCCCGAGATCGAAGCCTTCGATATCGTGCTGACCGACGCCAATGGTGTGGGGCGCGGCAAGATCGTGCGCAGGCATGAGCTGAAAAGCATTTTCGAGGGCGGCCGGCATATGCCGATCTCCATTCTCGGCCTCGACATCACCGGCGAGGATGTGCACGAAACCGGGCTGATCTGGGACAGCGGCGACGGCGATCTGAGGGCCTGGCCGATTCCGGGCACGCTGGTGCCGCTTTACGGCACGAAGCCACCGCGCGGCCAACTGCTGATGGCGATGTATCATCTCGACGGCCAGCCAATGTCGTCGGATCCGCGGCTGGCGCTTGCCCGGCAGGTCGGCATATTGGCGGCCAAGGGACTCTATCCCGCCGGTGCCTTCGAGCTCGAGTTTTTTCTGCTGGCCAATGAGCGCGACGCCGACGGCAAGGTGCAGCCGGCGCGCGCGGTGCTCGATGGCCGCGTCTCGGGCAAGACCGAAGTTTATTCAGTCGACCATCTGCACGGCATGGAGCCGTTGTTCTCCGACATCTACGCCGCCGCCAAGGCGCAAGGCATTCCGGCCGAGACGGTGATTTCCGAATATGCGCCCGGCCAGTACGAACTGACGCTGAATTACCGCAAGGACGTGATGCGGGCGGCCGACGATCTGGTCATGCTGAAGCGGCTGGTGCGGGCGCAGGCGCGCCGCCATGGTGTCACCGCCTGCTTCATGGCCAAGCCGATCGAGAAATATGCCGGCTCCGGTATGCATTTCCATGTCTCGCTGCAGGACAAGGGCGGCCGAAACGTCTTTGCGGAAGCCGCCGGCGAGAGCTGGTCGCTGCCGCTGCTGCGTGGCCTCGGCGGGCTGATCCAGACCATGGCGGAATCAATGCTGGTGTTTGCGCCGCATGCCAATTCCTGGCGGCGCTTCGTCTCGCAATCCTATGCGCCGGTGGCGCCGAGCTGGGGCGTCAACAACCGCTCGGTGGCGTTGCGCGTGCCGGCCGGCGATGCAAAGAACCGGCGCATCGAGCATCGTCCATCAGGCGTCGACGCCAATCCGTATCTGATTGCCGCGACGGTGCTTGCCGGCATCGTCAAGGGCCTCGACGAAGGGCTCGATCCCGGCCCCGAAACGACCGGCAATGGCTATGAAGCGGCCGTCACCCGCACGACGATGCCGGCCGATTGGCGGGCCGCCATCGAAGCGGCCAAGGCGTCCAGCTTCCTGAAGGGCGCGCTCGGCGAGGACCTGCACCGCACCTTTGTGGCGATCAAGCAGTCCGAGTACCTGCGCGTGGCGCGCACGGTGAGCGAGCTGGACTATCATCTCTATCTGCACGAAGTCTGA